A window of the Lolium perenne isolate Kyuss_39 chromosome 7, Kyuss_2.0, whole genome shotgun sequence genome harbors these coding sequences:
- the LOC139834023 gene encoding UPF0481 protein At3g47200-like gives MKGLVPRIRASYSEEMSMDLGNDDNQVAQLMLEDDCFILHRLLKHARRAKMEADGGSDQFDDDEDWTQVYRRCFVWQFVTRDLLLLENQIPFFVIRELFQRLRNEDESEELLVSGSLRLFRTLRPQMLHNSSITRDDVHHLLHLFYRSVGRPMTDRQQHSRHRQSGELLSELPQWIPCAKELKEAGIRCKMRKNATSFLDIKFARGVLEIPQLELDDFSESMFRNLIAFEQTYPDTARDFSTYAFFMNCLITSPEDMRILGLRGILVNHLNSRRSIAWRFFSDIVAQVHWSADNYLVGIMGAVNKYRDSRRHKWRAALVRNYFTNPWVIMSVLAALLLLALAVLQSFFCLSPLQAPKPK, from the coding sequence ATGAAGGGTCTCGTGCCTCGAATTCGCGCATCCTACTCTGAAGAAATGTCAATGGATTTGGGCAACGACGACAACCAGGTGGCCCAGCTTATGCTAGAAGACGACTGCTTCATCCTACACCGCTTGCTAAAGCACGCGCGCCGCGCGAAAATGGAAGCTGATGGCGGCAGCGATCAGTTTGACGACGATGAGGACTGGACTCAGGTTTATCGCAGGTGCTTCGTCTGGCAGTTCGTGACGCGCGACCTGCTGCTGCTTGAGAACCAGATCCCGTTCTTCGTGATCCGGGAGCTTTTTCAGCGGCTCAGGAATGAGGATGAGTCAGAAGAGCTCCTCGTGAGCGGTAGCCTCAGGCTTTTCCGGACCCTTCGTCCCCAGATGCTGCACAACTCGAGCATCACACGCGACGACGTGCACCACCTGCTGCACCTCTTCTACCGCTCCGTCGGCAGACCGATGACTGACCGCCAGCAGCATTCCCGCCATCGCCAGAGTGGCGAGCTGCTGTCGGAGCTCCCGCAGTGGATCCCGTGCGCCAAGGAGCTGAAGGAGGCTGGGATCCGGTGCAAGATGAGGAAGAACGCCACGAGCTTCCTTGACATCAAGTTCGCCCGCGGCGTGCTGGAGATCCCGCAGCTGGAGCTCGACGACTTCAGCGAGTCAATGTTCCGGAACCTCATCGCGTTCGAGCAGACATACCCGGACACCGCGCGGGACTTCTCCACCTACGCCTTCTTCATGAACTGCCTCATCACCTCGCCGGAGGACATGAGGATCCTGGGCCTGCGTGGCATCCTTGTCAACCATCTCAACAGCAGAAGGAGCATTGCCTGGCGATTTTTCAGCGACATAGTCGCCCAGGTGCACTGGTCCGCCGACAACTACCTGGTCGGCATAATGGGCGCGGTGAACAAGTACAGGGACAGCAGGCGGCACAAGTGGCGTGCGGCGCTCGTGcgcaactatttcaccaatccctGGGTGATCATGTCGGTGCTCGCGGCCCTGCTCCTGCTCGCCCTGGCCGTGCTGCAGAGCTTCTTCTGTCTATCGCCACTTCAAGCCCCCAAACCCAAGTAA